The Candidatus Omnitrophota bacterium genome contains a region encoding:
- the dnaK gene encoding molecular chaperone DnaK, producing MAKVIGIDLGTSNSAAAIMEAGRPSIIPSAEGAGVASGKAFPSFVAFDKEGNRLVGEPAKRQAAVNPQGTVYAAKRKMGTSEKFSVDGKEFTPQQISAFILQKIKADAEKYLGDTVDEAVITVPAYFNDNQRQATKDAGEIAGLKVLRIINEPTAACLAYGLDKAGKEQKIMVFDFGGGTLDVTVLEMGWDETHKAATFEVLSTSGDNHLGGTDMDNVLINYICEEFKKESGIDLKADKMAFQRLREAAEKAKVELSSTISTDVNLPFITADATGPKHLNLKVERSKLESLVSPIVDRCQGPIAQTLKDAGAKLGEEIKIDKVILVGGPTRMPIVQEFVEKQIGQKIERGIDPMECVALGAAVQASIIKGDAKEVLLLDVTPLSLGIETLGSVCTKLIERNTTIPTKKSQIFSTAQDNQTAVTIRVLQGERQMANDNIELGRFDLVGLPSAPRGIPQIEVTFDIDSDGIVHVSAKDKATGKEQSIKITASTKLSDDDINKMVKEAEKYAEDDKKKKEQAETLNEANSFVYATEKSLKDYGDKVSAEDKANIEKELEALKEAIKTNDAEKIKPVMESLQKASHKLAEEMYKASAAQQAQGQPGAEAQPGSDGSAGQESESKGSNKEDVMDADFTAEDDKK from the coding sequence ATGGCAAAAGTTATTGGAATTGATTTAGGCACATCAAACTCCGCGGCGGCAATCATGGAAGCAGGCCGTCCTTCAATTATTCCATCAGCAGAAGGTGCTGGCGTGGCATCAGGCAAAGCTTTTCCGTCTTTTGTTGCATTTGACAAAGAGGGAAATCGTCTTGTTGGCGAGCCAGCTAAAAGACAAGCGGCCGTTAATCCGCAAGGAACGGTGTATGCCGCTAAAAGAAAGATGGGAACAAGTGAGAAATTTTCTGTTGACGGAAAAGAATTTACGCCACAACAGATCAGTGCTTTTATTTTGCAAAAAATCAAGGCTGATGCAGAGAAATATCTCGGAGACACTGTTGATGAGGCTGTAATTACTGTGCCTGCTTATTTTAATGATAATCAAAGACAAGCGACTAAAGATGCTGGTGAAATCGCAGGATTAAAAGTATTGCGTATTATCAATGAACCAACAGCTGCTTGTCTTGCTTATGGTTTAGATAAAGCTGGTAAAGAGCAAAAAATTATGGTTTTTGATTTTGGCGGAGGAACGCTTGATGTCACTGTCTTAGAAATGGGATGGGATGAGACACATAAAGCCGCAACGTTTGAAGTTTTGTCGACCAGTGGAGATAATCATCTTGGTGGAACAGATATGGATAATGTGTTGATTAATTATATTTGTGAAGAGTTTAAGAAAGAAAGCGGTATTGATCTTAAAGCTGATAAGATGGCTTTTCAGAGACTTCGGGAAGCCGCTGAAAAAGCAAAGGTAGAACTTTCTTCTACAATTTCAACGGATGTTAATTTACCGTTTATCACTGCTGACGCAACAGGACCGAAACATCTTAATTTGAAGGTTGAGCGTTCAAAATTGGAAAGCTTAGTTTCTCCAATTGTTGATCGTTGCCAAGGACCAATTGCTCAGACCCTAAAAGATGCGGGTGCCAAGCTTGGAGAAGAAATTAAAATTGATAAAGTTATTTTAGTTGGCGGTCCAACTCGTATGCCGATTGTTCAAGAGTTCGTTGAAAAGCAAATAGGTCAGAAAATTGAACGTGGTATTGACCCGATGGAATGTGTAGCTCTTGGGGCTGCTGTTCAAGCTTCTATTATTAAGGGAGATGCTAAAGAGGTTCTTCTTTTAGATGTTACCCCATTGTCTCTAGGGATTGAAACATTAGGGAGTGTTTGTACAAAATTAATTGAAAGAAACACAACGATTCCAACGAAGAAAAGTCAGATTTTTTCAACTGCCCAAGATAATCAAACAGCAGTTACGATTCGTGTTTTGCAGGGTGAGCGTCAAATGGCAAATGACAATATAGAGTTGGGACGTTTTGATCTTGTTGGCCTTCCGTCAGCGCCACGAGGCATTCCGCAAATTGAAGTTACATTTGATATTGATTCTGACGGAATTGTTCATGTTTCGGCAAAAGATAAAGCAACAGGAAAAGAGCAGTCAATTAAAATTACGGCATCAACTAAATTGTCAGATGATGATATTAATAAAATGGTTAAAGAAGCAGAAAAATATGCTGAAGATGATAAAAAGAAAAAAGAACAGGCTGAGACGCTTAATGAAGCCAATAGCTTTGTTTATGCGACAGAAAAATCTCTAAAGGATTATGGAGATAAGGTTTCAGCGGAAGATAAAGCTAATATTGAAAAAGAATTAGAAGCTTTAAAAGAAGCCATTAAAACGAATGATGCTGAAAAAATTAAGCCTGTTATGGAATCTTTGCAAAAAGCAAGCCATAAGCTAGCTGAGGAAATGTATAAGGCATCTGCCGCCCAGCAAGCGCAAGGTCAGCCTGGGGCTGAAGCTCAGCCAGGGTCAGATGGGTCAGCAGGTCAAGAATCAGAATCTAAAGGTTCTAACAAAGAAGACGTTATGGATGCTGATTTTACAGCAGAAGATGATAAGAAATAA
- the grpE gene encoding nucleotide exchange factor GrpE, with protein MEKEEKKKEEKKEEKKEDIVVLKKEEHQKLLDEVADHKDKYLRIYAEFENMRKRTEREKLEFFKYANQELIIEFLGILDDLERSVEAARANHEDYTAFLKGIEMVMAHVYDLLRKNDVKPIESIGKMFDPNCHEALMQEETSEAEEGIVLDEFQKGYMLGDKVIRTNKVKVAKQKQSESE; from the coding sequence ATGGAAAAAGAAGAGAAGAAAAAAGAAGAAAAGAAGGAAGAGAAAAAAGAGGATATTGTTGTTCTGAAAAAAGAAGAACATCAAAAATTGCTTGATGAAGTCGCTGATCATAAAGATAAATATTTAAGAATTTATGCTGAATTTGAAAATATGCGCAAGCGGACGGAGCGCGAAAAGCTTGAATTTTTTAAATACGCGAATCAAGAACTGATCATTGAGTTTTTAGGTATTCTCGATGATTTAGAAAGATCTGTTGAGGCTGCACGTGCTAACCATGAAGATTATACTGCTTTTTTAAAGGGCATCGAGATGGTGATGGCACACGTTTATGATCTTTTGCGTAAAAATGATGTTAAACCTATTGAGTCAATTGGAAAGATGTTTGATCCGAATTGTCACGAAGCTCTTATGCAAGAAGAGACATCTGAGGCAGAGGAGGGGATTGTTTTAGATGAATTTCAAAAAGGATATATGTTGGGAGATAAAGTGATTCGCACAAATAAGGTAAAAGTAGCAAAACAAAAACAAAGTGAATCAGAGTAA